From one Staphylococcus kloosii genomic stretch:
- a CDS encoding TatD family hydrolase, with the protein MLIDTHVHLNAEQYDEDLEAVIERARENGVDRMFVVGFDTPTVERTMELIDQYDFIYGIIGWHPVDAIDCTEERLEWIEELAKHPKVIGIGETGLDYHWDKSPKDVQQALFRKQIALAKRVNLPIIIHNREATQDCVDILKEEHAEEISGIMHSFSASPEIADEIINKLNFYVSLGGPVTFKNAKQPKEVAQHVPFDRLLVETDAPFLSPHPYRGKRNEPARVTLVAEQIAELRGVSYEEVCEQTTKNAETLFKL; encoded by the coding sequence ATGTTAATCGATACGCATGTACATTTAAATGCAGAACAGTATGACGAAGATTTAGAAGCGGTCATCGAGCGTGCTAGAGAAAATGGTGTCGATCGTATGTTTGTTGTAGGATTTGATACGCCTACAGTTGAACGTACAATGGAATTAATCGATCAATATGACTTTATTTATGGCATTATTGGATGGCATCCAGTCGATGCTATTGATTGCACGGAAGAGCGATTAGAATGGATCGAAGAACTAGCAAAACATCCAAAAGTTATTGGTATTGGTGAAACAGGTTTAGACTATCATTGGGATAAGTCGCCTAAAGACGTTCAACAAGCATTGTTTAGAAAACAAATTGCGCTAGCTAAACGCGTTAATTTACCAATAATTATTCATAATCGAGAGGCAACTCAAGATTGTGTGGATATTTTAAAAGAAGAACATGCTGAAGAAATTAGTGGTATTATGCATAGTTTTAGTGCTTCACCAGAAATAGCAGATGAAATTATTAATAAATTAAATTTCTATGTGTCATTAGGTGGACCTGTTACATTTAAAAATGCTAAACAACCTAAAGAAGTTGCACAACATGTACCATTCGATAGATTGTTAGTAGAAACTGATGCACCATTCTTATCACCGCACCCATATAGAGGTAAACGTAACGAACCAGCACGTGTCACACTTGTTGCTGAACAAATTGCAGAATTACGTGGTGTAAGCTATGAAGAAGTGTGTGAACAAACTACTAAGAATGCTGAAACTTTATTTAAATTATAA
- the metG gene encoding methionine--tRNA ligase: MVKDTFYITTPIYYPSGNLHIGHAYTTTAGDVIARYKRMQGYDVRYLTGTDEHGQKIQEKAHKAGKTELAYLDEMISGIKALWKKLEISNDDFIRTTEERHKEVVQQIFERLLSQGDIYLGEYEGWYSVPDETYYTETQLVDPVYENGKIVGGKSPDSGHDVELVKEESYFFNLSKYTDRLLEFYDENPDFIQPPSRKNEMINNFIKPGLEDLAVSRTSFDWGIRVKSNPKHVVYVWIDALVNYISSLGYLSDDDSLFQKYWPADIHIMAKEIVRFHSIIWPILLMALDIPLPKKVFAHGWILMKDGKMSKSKGNVVDPNVLIDRYGLDATRYYLLRELPFGADGVFTPEGFVERTNYDLANDLGNLVNRTISMINKYFDGELPAYKGAQNDLDKDMEQMALDTVKTYHENMENLQFSVALSTVWKFISRTNKYIDETTPWVLAKDESQKDMLGNVMAHLVENIRIIAVILRPFLTHAPYQIFEQLNINNPELHELVSVESYGALTEPITVVEKPTPIFPRLDSEAEIAYIKESMQPPKEDNAEEEVPAKETIDIKDFDKVEIKAATVIDAEQVPKSDKLLKIQVDLDSEQRQIVSGIAKFYNPEDIIGKKVAVVTNLKPAKLMGQKSEGMILSAEKDGVLTLVSLPSAIPNGAVIK, encoded by the coding sequence ATGGTGAAAGATACATTTTATATCACTACCCCAATATATTATCCGAGTGGAAACTTGCATATCGGTCACGCATACACAACGACTGCTGGTGATGTGATTGCACGCTATAAAAGAATGCAAGGTTACGATGTAAGATATTTAACTGGGACAGATGAACACGGTCAAAAAATTCAAGAAAAAGCGCATAAAGCGGGTAAAACTGAGTTAGCTTATTTAGATGAAATGATTTCTGGTATCAAAGCTTTATGGAAAAAACTAGAAATCTCTAATGACGACTTTATTCGTACTACAGAAGAACGTCACAAAGAAGTCGTACAACAAATCTTTGAACGTCTATTGTCTCAAGGCGATATTTATCTAGGTGAATATGAAGGTTGGTATTCAGTACCTGATGAAACATACTATACTGAAACACAACTAGTAGATCCAGTATATGAAAATGGCAAAATTGTCGGCGGTAAAAGTCCAGACTCAGGTCATGATGTAGAATTAGTCAAAGAAGAAAGTTACTTCTTCAACTTGTCTAAATACACAGATCGTCTATTAGAATTTTACGATGAAAATCCTGATTTTATTCAACCACCTTCACGTAAAAATGAAATGATTAATAACTTTATTAAACCAGGTTTAGAAGATTTAGCTGTATCTCGTACTTCATTTGATTGGGGTATTCGTGTTAAATCAAATCCTAAACACGTTGTATACGTTTGGATTGATGCACTGGTAAACTATATTTCTTCATTAGGTTACTTGTCGGATGATGATTCATTATTCCAAAAATATTGGCCGGCAGATATTCATATTATGGCCAAGGAAATTGTCCGTTTCCACTCAATTATCTGGCCAATTTTATTAATGGCACTTGATATTCCATTACCTAAAAAAGTCTTTGCGCATGGTTGGATCTTAATGAAAGACGGTAAAATGAGTAAATCAAAAGGTAACGTAGTCGACCCTAACGTGTTAATTGACCGTTACGGTTTAGATGCTACACGTTATTATTTATTACGTGAGTTACCTTTTGGCGCTGATGGTGTATTTACGCCTGAAGGCTTCGTTGAACGTACAAATTATGATTTAGCTAATGACCTTGGTAACTTAGTAAATCGTACTATATCGATGATTAACAAATATTTTGATGGTGAGTTGCCAGCATATAAAGGTGCTCAAAACGATTTAGACAAAGATATGGAACAAATGGCATTGGACACTGTTAAAACTTACCATGAAAACATGGAAAACCTACAGTTCTCTGTTGCTTTATCTACAGTATGGAAATTTATTAGTCGTACGAATAAATATATCGACGAAACAACACCATGGGTTTTAGCTAAAGATGAGAGTCAAAAAGATATGTTAGGTAATGTAATGGCTCACTTAGTAGAAAATATCCGTATCATAGCGGTTATTTTACGACCATTCTTAACACATGCACCTTACCAAATCTTTGAACAACTAAATATTAATAATCCAGAATTACATGAGCTTGTTAGCGTTGAGTCTTACGGTGCATTAACTGAACCGATTACAGTAGTTGAAAAACCAACGCCAATCTTCCCTCGTCTTGATAGTGAGGCTGAAATTGCATACATCAAAGAATCTATGCAACCACCAAAAGAAGATAATGCTGAAGAAGAAGTACCTGCAAAAGAAACAATCGATATTAAAGATTTCGATAAAGTAGAGATTAAAGCAGCGACAGTAATTGATGCTGAGCAAGTTCCTAAATCAGATAAATTATTAAAAATTCAAGTCGACCTAGATTCAGAGCAACGCCAAATAGTTTCAGGAATTGCCAAGTTTTACAATCCTGAAGATATAATTGGTAAAAAAGTAGCGGTCGTTACTAACTTGAAACCAGCGAAATTAATGGGTCAAAAATCTGAAGGTATGATTTTATCAGCCGAAAAAGATGGCGTCTTAACATTAGTAAGCTTGCCAAGTGCTATTCCAAATGGTGCAGTAATTAAATAA
- the rnmV gene encoding ribonuclease M5: MKINEFIVVEGRDDTERVKSAVECDTIETNGSAINQSTLEVIKQAYETRGVIVLTDPDFPGDKIRNTIRDYIPGVKHAYIDRAKARNKRGKIGVEHAAVEDIKDALINVSTPFEEGNESISKDVLIDLGLIVGNDARRKRAILSQKLNIGHSNGKQLVKKLNAFGYTEEDVREALLDKNGSEK; encoded by the coding sequence ATGAAAATAAATGAATTTATTGTAGTTGAAGGTCGTGACGATACAGAACGTGTTAAATCTGCTGTCGAATGCGACACGATTGAAACTAATGGCAGTGCAATTAATCAATCAACGCTTGAAGTGATAAAACAAGCCTATGAAACAAGAGGCGTAATTGTTTTAACTGATCCTGATTTCCCGGGTGATAAAATACGAAATACGATACGTGATTATATTCCGGGTGTTAAACATGCTTATATAGATAGAGCTAAAGCACGAAATAAACGTGGCAAAATTGGAGTAGAACACGCAGCTGTAGAAGATATCAAAGATGCATTGATTAATGTTAGCACGCCATTTGAAGAGGGAAATGAATCAATAAGTAAGGATGTATTAATAGATTTAGGGTTGATCGTCGGTAACGATGCACGTAGAAAGCGTGCCATACTAAGCCAAAAATTAAATATTGGTCATTCTAACGGGAAACAATTAGTAAAAAAATTAAATGCGTTTGGCTATACGGAAGAAGATGTACGTGAAGCGCTATTAGACAAGAATGGAAGTGAAAAGTAG
- the rsmA gene encoding 16S rRNA (adenine(1518)-N(6)/adenine(1519)-N(6))-dimethyltransferase RsmA: protein METKDIATPSRAKALLAQYGFDFKKSLGQNFLIDVNIINNIIDASQIDDETGIIEIGPGMGSLTEQLAKNAKKVVAFEIDQRLIPVLNDTLAPYDNVTVINEDILKADVAHYVDQHLSHCKRIMVVANLPYYITTPILLNLMQQSLPIDGYVVMMQKEVGERLNAQVGTKAYGSLSIVAQYYTETSTVLTVPKSVFLPPPNVDSIVVKLMQRSEPLVNVDDEEKFFRLTKGAFGQRRKTINNNYQSLFTDGKKLKAKIGEWLKSSDIDPTRRGETLAIEEFATLYNNLEKFPELQF from the coding sequence GTGGAAACTAAAGATATTGCTACACCATCTCGAGCAAAGGCTTTATTGGCGCAATATGGTTTTGATTTTAAAAAGAGTTTAGGTCAAAATTTCCTAATTGATGTGAATATCATTAATAATATTATCGATGCGAGTCAGATTGATGATGAAACGGGAATAATTGAAATCGGACCTGGTATGGGGTCATTGACTGAACAACTTGCTAAAAATGCCAAAAAAGTAGTTGCTTTTGAAATAGACCAACGACTCATACCGGTGCTCAATGACACGCTAGCGCCATATGATAACGTAACTGTAATTAACGAAGATATATTAAAAGCTGACGTGGCACATTATGTTGACCAACATTTATCACACTGTAAACGAATTATGGTCGTGGCAAATTTACCTTATTATATAACGACACCAATACTTTTAAACTTAATGCAACAATCGCTACCAATAGATGGTTATGTGGTAATGATGCAAAAAGAAGTTGGCGAGAGATTAAATGCACAAGTCGGTACAAAAGCTTATGGATCTTTATCTATAGTAGCGCAATATTATACAGAAACGAGTACAGTGCTTACAGTGCCTAAATCTGTGTTTTTACCTCCACCTAATGTAGATTCAATTGTTGTTAAATTAATGCAACGTTCTGAACCTCTCGTCAACGTAGACGATGAAGAGAAGTTTTTCCGTCTAACGAAAGGTGCTTTCGGTCAACGAAGAAAAACAATAAATAATAATTATCAATCGTTATTTACTGATGGTAAAAAGCTGAAGGCTAAAATTGGTGAATGGCTAAAAAGTTCGGATATAGATCCTACTAGACGTGGTGAAACGCTTGCAATAGAGGAGTTTGCGACCCTTTACAACAATTTAGAAAAATTTCCCGAATTACAATTTTAA
- the veg gene encoding biofilm formation stimulator Veg, whose protein sequence is MPKSIGDIKNSLDCHLGNRIVLKANGGRKKTIERCGVLKETYPSVFIVELDQDKHNFERVSYTYTDVLTDNVQVSFEEDSHQEAIAH, encoded by the coding sequence ATGCCAAAATCTATTGGAGACATCAAAAATTCACTTGATTGTCATTTAGGAAACCGTATAGTACTCAAAGCAAATGGCGGTCGCAAGAAAACAATTGAACGTTGCGGTGTGTTAAAAGAAACATATCCGTCTGTATTTATTGTCGAACTTGATCAAGACAAACATAACTTTGAGCGTGTGTCTTATACATACACTGATGTTTTAACTGATAACGTACAAGTTTCTTTCGAAGAAGATAGCCATCAAGAAGCAATTGCACACTAG